The following coding sequences lie in one Arachis hypogaea cultivar Tifrunner chromosome 9, arahy.Tifrunner.gnm2.J5K5, whole genome shotgun sequence genomic window:
- the LOC140175403 gene encoding small ribosomal subunit protein uS2c-like, with protein MTFIELQNGLYQSMEHDIFRRVSNILYRNLIIVFGDLIQFDIMSIIDEASVADPEDGEFRIKIEYSSRRSIVAAIRSYTISRGVDYNIYEFESQTFYAKCKTYGCGCDWLIQVVACTKQDLNTQHLFNQTSKLTIRPTQVLSEKTNNTDKKGDITLEEMMEAGVHFGHGTRKWNPRMAPYISTKRKGIHILNLTRTARFLSEACDLVFDAASKGKQFLIVGTKNKAADLIARAATRARCHYVNKKWLGGGMLTNWYTTETRLHKFRSLRTEQKTGRIHSLPKKDTAILKRQLSHLKTYLGGIKYMTGLPDIVIIVDQQEEYTALRKCITLGIPMICLIDTNCDPDLADISIPTNDDAIASIRLILNKLVFAICEGRSSYIRNS; from the exons ATGACGTTCATTGAGCTTCAAAATGGTCTCTATCAAAGCATGGAGCACGACATATTCAGGAGAGTAAGCAATATTTTGTATCGGAATCTCATTATAGTTTTTGGTGACCTAATACAGTTTGATATTATGTCGATCATTGATGAAGCAA GTGTTGCTGATCCTGAGGACGGGGAGTTTAGGATCAAAATAGAATATAGTTCTAGAAGGTCTATCGTCGCAGCAATCAGAAGTTACACTATTTCTAGAGGAGTCGACTACAATATTTATGAGTTTGAGTCACagacgttctatgcaaaatgcaagacgTATGGGTGTGGGTGCGACTGGCTTATCCAA GTTGTTGCATGCACAAAGCAAGATTTGAATACCCAACACTTGTTTAACCAGACGAGTAAGCTAACtattcgaccaacccaagtttTAAGTGAAAAAACAAATAACACTGATAAAAAAGGGGACATAACGTTGGAAGAGATGATGGAAGCGGGAGTTCATTTTGGCCATGGTACTAGAAAATGGAATCCCAGAATGGCACCTTATATATCCACAAAACGTAAGGGTATTCATATTCTAAATCTTACAAGAACTGCTCGCTTTTTATCAGAAGCTTGTGATTTGGTTTTTGATGCAGCAAGTAAGGGGAAACAATTTTTAATTGTTGGCACAAAAAATAAAGCTGCGGATTTAATAGCACGGGCTGCAACAAGAGCTCGGTGTCattatgttaataaaaaatgGCTCGGCGGCGGTATGTTAACCAATTGGTATACTACAGAAACGAGACTTCATAAGTTCAGGTCCTTGAGAACAGAACAAAAAACAGGCAGAATCCATAGTTTGCCAAAAAAAGATACTGCTATTTTGAAGAGACAGTTATCGCACTTGAAAACCTATCTGGGTGGCATTAAATATATGACTGGCTTACCCGATATTGTCATAATCGTTGATCAGCAAGAGGAGTATACCGCTCTTAGAAAATGTATCACTTTGGGAATTCCAATGATTTGTTTAATCGATACAAATTGTGATCCCGATCTCGCGGATATTTCGATTCCAACTAATGATGATGCTATAGCTTCAATTCGGTTAATTCTTAACAAATTAGTATTTGCAATTTGTGAAGGTCGTTCTAGCTATATACGAAattcttaa
- the LOC112709736 gene encoding phosphatidyl-N-methylethanolamine N-methyltransferase, with protein sequence MGIFAAVGVLSPFPFYWWLWNWPQSWVDLCGKDRDPSKVMALVAHFLKLIQFISLFSVSTLHWPPPFYFWPLFAFGQFLNFRVYQLLGEAGTYYGVRFGKSIPWVTEFPFGVIKDPQYVGSIMSLVACLSWVPLQYILLWVLGYLFIIIVESKEDPSTRAKPIH encoded by the exons ATGGGGATTTTTGCGGCTGTTGGAGTGTTGTCACCATTCCCATTCTACTGGTGGCTATGGAACTGGCCCCAGTCATGGGTTGACCTCTGTGGCAAAGACCGTGACCCTTCTAAGGTCATGGCCCTCGTTGCTCACTTCTTGAAGCTCATTCAAttcatctctctcttctctgttTCCACTCTCCATTGGCCTCCTCCTTTCTACTTCTGGCCCCTCTTTGCCTTTGGCCAATTCCTCAACTTCAG GGTTTATCAGTTACTTGGTGAGGCTGGCACGTACTATGGCGTACGATTCGGAAAAAGCATTCCATGGGTAACGGAATTTCCATTTGGGGTCATCAAGGATCCTCAATATGTTGGCAGCATTATGAGTCTTGTTGCATGTCTCTCTTGGGTTCCTTTACAATACATTCTCCTGTGGGTTTTAGGATATTTGTTTATAATTATTGTGGAATCAAAAGAAGACCCGTCTACTCGTGCCAAGCCAATTCATTAA
- the LOC112709735 gene encoding photosynthetic NDH subunit of subcomplex B 1, chloroplastic: MAAMYNLVSNPKSLSSFLTNPPSIPCTNLTHVSFDQSQYCSSYSSITRTRPTRSSSSLFQSNAKKKKNPWLDPFDDGEDPDMEYGSLFADGKQEEDPRPPDDPDNPYGFLKFPAGYAVEIASLGLKVRGDVRRCCCVISGGVYENLLFFPTIQLLKDRYPGVQIDVLASERGKQTYEMNKNVRWANAYDPDDEWPEPAEYTDMLGVLRNRFYDMVLSTKLAGLGHAAFLFMTTARDKLSYVYPNVNAAGAGLLLTETFTPETLNLSDGGYYMYEQMNDWLGRPFRSVPRTPVPPLRVSLSKKVKEAVETKYTNAGAQKGKYIVIHGIQSDSKANMQSRGDHDSLLPIEVWADIAYEIREFTPVFVIPHEKERENVEEVVGEDASIVFITTPGQLAALINDSAGVIATNTAAIQLANARDKPSIALFCSEEKGKKFVPDAEEKKCTVISSKTGKLIDIDVEAVSNAMQTFNVSLALV, encoded by the exons ATGGCTGCAATGTATAATTTAGTGTCAAATCCAAAATCCTTATCATCATTCCTCACAAACCCACCTTCCATTCCATGCACTAACCTCACTCATGTCTCATTTGACCAATCCCAATATTGTTCTTCATACTCATCCATCACTAGAACAAGGCCAAcaagatcatcatcatcattgtttcAGAGCAAtgccaagaagaagaagaatccatGGTTAGACCCTTTTGATGATGGTGAGGATCCTGACATGGAGTATGGATCATTGTTTGCTGATGGGAAGCAAGAGGAGGATCCAAGGCCCCCAGATGACCCTGACAACCCTTATGGATTCTTGAAGTTCCCAGCTGGTTATGCTGTTGAGATTGCTTCTTTGGGTCTCAAAGTCAGAGGTGATGTTAGGAGGTGCTGCTGTGTTATCTCTGGTGGTGTTTATGAGAACCTCTTGTTTTTCCCAACTATTCAGTTGCTCAAGGATAG ATACCCCGGAGTTCAGATTGATGTGTTGGCATCAGAGAGGGGGAAGCAAACATATGAAATGAATAAGAATGTGAGGTGGGCAAATGCTTATGATCCTGATGATGAATGGCCTGAGCCTGCAGAGTATACTGATATGCTTGGAGTTCTTAGG AATAGATTCTATGACATGGTTTTGAGCACAAAATTAGCAGGGCTTGGGCATGCAGCATTCTTGTTTATGACAACAGCAAGAGATAAATTAAGCTATGTGTACCCAAATGTGAATGCTGCTGGGGCAGGATTGCTTTTAACTGAAACATTCACTCCAGAAACTTTGAATCTCTCAGATGGAGGATATTATAT GTATGAACAAATGAATGATTGGTTGGGAAGGCCATTCAGAAGTGTTCCAAGGACCCCAGTGCCACCTCTAAGGGTATCACTTTCAAAGAAGGTGAAGGAGGCTGTGGAGACTAAATACACAAATGCAGGTGCTCAAAAAGGGAAATATATTGTCATTCATGGCATTCAATCAGATTCTAAGGCCAACATGCAATCTAGGGGTGATCATGATAGCTTGCTTCCCATTGAAGTTTGGGCTGATATTGCATATGAGATAAG GGAATTTACTCCAGTTTTTGTGATTCCACatgagaaagaaagggaaaatgTGGAGGAAGTTGTTGGAGAAGATGCTTCCATAGTCTTCATCACCACCCCTGGACAG TTGGCTGCTCTTATCAATGACTCAGCTGGAGTGATAGCTACAAATACAGCAGCCATTCAACTTGCAAATGCAAGAGACAAACCAAG TATTGCATTGTTTTGTTCTGAAGAGAAGGGAAAAAAGTTTGTGCCAGATGCAGAAGAGAAGAAATGTACTGTAATATCATCAAAGACAGGGAAGTtgattgatattgatgttgaggctGTATCAAATGCAATGCAAACTTTCAATGTCTCTCTAGCCTTAGTATAG
- the LOC112709737 gene encoding uncharacterized protein encodes MSGPPRVRSMNVAAAGDSELRQVLVPACNKARAASDGRKPVKKPSPETVSKEKKPSPAAAPAILKRQERHHQALLKNLSMNASCSSDASSTDSSTHSGASSSGKAAAVAARRVSVVARKKQGSVKAEKVNSCSVAAASDNGAEVDSCDSLEGKKRCAWVTPNTEPSYVAFHDEEWGVPVHDDKKLFELLSFSGALAELTWPAILSKRQLFCEVFLDFDPSSVSKLNEKKIVAPGSTASSLLSELRLRSIIENARQISKIIEEFGSFDTFIWNFVNHKPIVSQFRYPRQVPVKSPKAEAISKELVRRGFRSVGPTVIYTFMQVAGLTNDHLISCFRFKECVLNLEPVCKESSFNSKVKEKANDESTETGLLLAVNKLSFT; translated from the exons ATGTCGGGTCCACCGAGAGTCCGATCCATGAATGTGGCTGCCGCCGGCGACTCTGAGCTCCGGCAAGTGCTCGTCCCCGCCTGCAACAAGGCTCGTGCCGCCAGCGACGGGAGGAAACCTGTGAAAAAGCCTTCGCCAGAGACTGTGTCAAAGGAGAAGAAGCCTTCGCCGGCGGCGGCACCGGCAATTCTGAAGCGGCAGGAGCGCCACCATCAGGCTCTGCTGAAGAACCTGTCGATGAATGCCTCTTGCTCATCTGATGCCTCGTCGACGGATTCCTCCACTCACAGCGGGGCTTCATCGAGCGGAAAGGCTGCGGCCGTGGCGGCGCGTCGGGTCAGTGTGGTGGCTAGGAAGAAGCAGGGTAGTGTCAAGGCTGAGAAGGTCAACAGTTGCAGTGTGGCTGCTGCTTCTGATAATGGTGCTGAGGTGGATTCATGTGATAGCTTGGAGGGCAAGAAAAGATGTGCTTGGGTAACACCAAATACAG AACCAAGTTATGTTGCTTTTCATGACGAAGAGTGGGGAGTTCCTGTTCATGATGACAA GAAACTGTTTGAGTTGCTCAGCTTCTCTGGAGCCTTGGCTGAACTTACATGGCCTGCCATTCTTAGCAAAAGGCAGTTATTTTG TGAAGTCTTTTTGGATTTTGATCCAAGTTCTGTCTCAAAACTGAATGAGAAAAAGATAGTTGCACCAGGAAGCACTGCCAGCTCATTGCTGTCCGAGCTCAGGTTGCGATCGATAATTGAAAATGCACGCCAGATTAGTAAG ATAATAGAAGAGTTTGGTTCCTTTGACACATTTATTTGGAACTTTGTGAACCACAAGCCAATAGTCAGCCAGTTCAGGTATCCGCGCCAAGTACCAGTCAAATCTCCAAAAGCCGAAGCCATAAGTAAAGAACTTGTAAGGAGAGGGTTCCGGAGTGTGGGTCCGACGGTCATTTATACATTCATGCAAGTAGCTGGACTAACAAATGACCACCTAATCAGTTGCTTCAGATTCAAGGAGTGTGTCTTAAACTTGGAACCAGTCTGCAAAGAAAGCTCCTTCAACTCCAAGGTCAAGGAAAAAGCAAACGACGAATCAACGGAGACAGGTCTATTGCTAGCCGTGAACAAGTTGAGCTTCACCTGA
- the LOC112709738 gene encoding probable WRKY transcription factor 40, giving the protein MDCSSWINTSLDLNINPHHHRVHHEEVPKKQVESNVFSLGLSMVPLKEESNTDYLEEELKRVTAENKKLAEMLSVVCENYNTLRNHLMEYMKKNPEKELSPSSKKRKSESSNNNCDPMALASNNGNSESSSTDEESCKKPREETIKAKTSRVYVRTEASDTSLIVKDGYQWRKYGQKVTRDNPSPRAYFKCSFAPSCPVKKKVQRSVEDQSVLVATYEGEHNHPLPSQMEATSGPNRCMTIGSVPCSASISSSAPTVTLDLTKSKPSNNNDSKITTKPKVDSPEQVPNVLVEQMASSLTKDPNFRAALVAALSGRLMHNN; this is encoded by the exons ATGGATTGTTCTTCTTGGATTAACACTTCCTTGGATCTCAACATTAATCCTCATCATCATAGAGTTCATCATGAGGAAGTTCCT aagaaacaggttgaaaGCAATGTTTTCTCATTGGGGTTGTCCATGGTTCCTTTGAAAGAAGAG TCCAATACGGATTACTTAGAAGAGGAACTGAAGCGTGTGACTGCCGAAAACAAGAAATTGGCTGAAATGCTTTCTGTGGTTTGTGAGAATTACAACACTTTGAGGAACCACTTGATGGAATACATGAAAAAAAATCCTGAGAAGGAGCTTAGCCCTTCATCAAAGAAGAGGAAATCTGAGAGCAGCAACAACAATTGTGATCCGATGGCATTGGCGTCGAACAATGGGAACTCCGAGAGCAGCTCGACCGACGAAGAATCGTGCAAGAAGCCGAGGGAAGAAACCATCAAGGCTAAGACCTCAAGAGTTTATGTTAGGACGGAAGCATCCGATACAAGCCTT ATTGTGAAAGATGGATACCAATGGAGGAAATATGGACAAAAAGTAACAAGAGATAACCCTTCTCCAAGAGCATATTTCAAGTGCTCTTTTGCTCCAAGCTGTCCTGTAAAGAAGAAG GTGCAAAGAAGTGTTGAAGATCAATCTGTGCTGGTTGCGACTTACGAGGGTGAGCACAACCACCCCCTCCCTTCTCAGATGGAGGCAACATCCGGCCCGAACCGTTGTATGACCATAGGTTCGGTACCTTGTTCGGCATCAATTAGCTCTTCTGCACCAACAGTTACTCTTGACTTGACAAAATCCAAGCCCAGCAACAACAATGATTCCAAGATTACAACAAAACCAAAGGTTGATTCACCTGAACAAGTACCTAATGTTTTGGTGGAACAGATGGCTAGTTCATTGACCAAAGATCCAAATTTCAGAGCAGCACTTGTTGCTGCCCTTTCAGGAAGATTGATGCACAATAATTGA